The genome window TTCTGTATCACGATGGGTTTGATGGTGATGGCTTAGAGGTCAACGCCATCAAGGGGGGTGGTCTACTCAGCGCTGGGCCGGCTGCCGCGAATTGGACGGATGACGGTGATGCCGTTTACGACAATGGCGACGCGGAGCCTGATCAGCGGGCGATTATGTATTCTGCCAATCACTTTCAGTCCGCAACTGGATTTAGGCTGCATGTGACTTATGAGACAGAGTCGATTGATACCAACGGGGCGCACAACCTTTCCTTTGGGCTGGTCAGTTCAGAGTCGGACTTAGCCAATTATAGTGGCCTCAACCCCTTTCAGGCTGAGGCCGGTATTTACAGTATCGGTGCAAATCTCACGAGTCAGGGCGGCGAATCCTTTCGCGGCCTGAATTTCTCAGATGGCTCGTCGGTCGTCTCACTTGATACCTCCGGCACACGTCACCAGTTTGTCGCGGGCGAACCTACGAAGGTGACGATTGAGGTCAGTTATGCGGGATATTGGTGCTACCGAATCAACGATGAATATGAGGCGTCCGGTGCGCTGCCAGTCGACTTTGATTTAACGAAGGACTACCATATCGTCGTTTACGGGCAGGATGCGACTGCTGCGAAATCGATCCAATCCATAACGCTGGAGAAAGGCTATGGGCAGGGCGAACGCGCAGCTGGTCTTCGCGGGAGTTGGAATTGTGGGCAAGGCGATGTCGATTTTCTTCAGAATTTAAAGACTGTAGACTCCACCTTGGCTAGGTTGAACGAAGGATCAGTGGTATCTGCAGTGCATAATGTGCCCCATCGATTGTTGGAGATGATTGCGCAGGGGCTTTCGAGTGTCGGTGGCGATGCGATCACGTCTCCTGTGCCGGAAACGTGGGGCGACTTTGACGATGACGAGCCAGACAGTGATCCATTCCTAGATGAAGTCAGTGGAATTAGGAATGTGCAATTAGGGGCAAAGTTCTATTCCAATTCAGATACTTTCACCGGCGATAATACCGATGACTATCAGCCCTTCGCTGAGCGTTGGTTCGAGTATTGTGATACAGATCCAGAAGTGCAGGCATTTATCGACAGTCAACCCTACCATACCGGGATCTGGAATAGTGAGACCCAACAGTATGAAGATGCTTCGGACGAATATCCCAACCGTAAATATATGTTCTGCTATGCAGAATTCGTGCTTAAGGATTTCTCGCTCAGATATGGAAAATACGCGACTTCATGGACTTTTGACTCCGCAAAGCATATGGTCGCAAACGGCGACAAGGATGAAAGCGGAATCATTGAGGAGCAACGTATCTACCAAGCATTTGCCAATGCGGTATGGGCCGGGAGTCCAGATTGCCCAGTCGCTTTCAATAACGGACGGCTAGATAATGACTACTTTGGTATAGATGATGAGTTCCCGTATGCTCGCTCGACACGCTTTGATGATTATACCTTCGGTCATGCGCACAATGGTAATGATGATCACGCTTCATTAGCTGTGAATCCGATCCGCAACGAAACGGTTTTTGCGAGTAACTACCGGCACGTCACTCGGATGACGGATACGAATGGGTATGTTAAAGTCGGCGGTGAATGGGATTGGGATGATCAGGTGGTGGGGAACTACCACTCGAAGCTTGGACCCGCATCATGGCGTTACAGCACACCGTCAGCCTGGAGCCAGGACGAATTTAACCAATGGAATCTTGAGGCAATTCAAGCCGGTGGGCACATGACATGGGAAGGCTCGATCCCGAGGACGGATCCACAGCTACTCAGAGATTGGGCGCAAGAGCTACTCGCCGCGACCGATGCGTATCTCGCGGTTAATGCATTCCCAGGGCCTCCTGCTTGGTCTCGTAAATATACAGACCTCCCTGAAGCGCGCGTCGGGGAGTCTTACTACCACGTTCTCGTGGAAGGAGTCGATTTCTGGGATCCCGAGGGAGATGAAATCGCAAGTATTTTAGCCATTAAAGACGGCTTTTTCTCCAACGTGCCGGATTGGCTCACAATTGCTGAAGATCCCGATGTAGCAGGGAACTGGATACTCAGCGGTGTGCCTACGGAATCGTCTACAACCTCCTATGACTTTGTTTTAGAAGCGACGGATGTTAATAATGAGTATGGAAGCCGCGGTGTGTCGCTTCCAGTGTCGCATGCCGCGCAAAGTTTAATAGCAGAATGGAAGTTTGATGAAGGGCAGGGGACGGTTGTCGCCGACAGCGTCTCCGGTGCTTATGAAGCGACCAGAGCGACTGGCGATTGGATCGATGGCGCCTATGGTCATGCGATGGACTTTGATGGTAGCCAAGCAGGTTTAATGCTTCCCGCTGGCGCTTTTACCGAGGTCAGTGAAGCGAATGAGATTACGATTTCCATGTGGGTGTATGGCGATCCTTCACAGCCAGTGGCAGATACCATTTTGAATGCCGTAGACAGTTCTGGAAATCGCATGCTCAATATCCACCTGCCATGGAGTAGTGGAGAAATTATTTGGGATGCAGGCGGAAATGCCAGTGGCTATGATCGTGTCAGACAGGATGCGATTTCAGAAGACTACGCAGGGAGCTGGAATCATTGGATATTCACGAAGAACGCAGCTACTGGAGAGATGTCTATATATCTCAATGGAGCCCTTTGGCACTCTGTAATAGGGGAAACGACAGAAATTGGCGTGATCCAAGATGCCCTTCTAGCTAACAATGTAGATGAAGATAGTGCCTATCAGGGCGCAATGGATGAAGTCAGGATTTACGCGAGTGCTTTGAGTAGCTATGAAGCCACCAGTCTCTACGAATCCTACACCGTGGTTGACGCTTACAATGCGTGGTTTGATAGCTATGCTGGCACCACTGCTCCCGGAGCGTTAAATACGAACTGGGACGAGGATTTTGACAGCGATGGGATCTTAAACCTGATGGAGTATGTGCTGATCGGTGATCCTACAGCAATGGATCCAACGATTCTGCCTCAAGTCGTGTCCGATGACTTCGCGGATGAAATTGTTTTCCGCTTCCTGAGACGAACCGCATCGATTGATGACATTGCTCAAACCTTTTACTATTCTTCTGATTTGAAAAATTGGGAGGGCATTGAGCTGACCGCTGATTCAATCAGTCCGACCGTTGAGGTGTTGAACATAGATGCACAGACACAACAACTGGATATCACATTAGATTCTGCAGGCTTAGCAGAGGATGGGAAATTATTCGGAACGCTTGAAGTCTATTTCAAGGACTAGTCGAAAGCGATTTCGCGATCCTGACGTAGGGGCTTCAGTGATACAGGCATTCTTGCCTGTTGCTGTGTGTTGGAACAGACAAGAATGTCTGTGTCACTAAATCTATCGATCCAGCAGTTTGAGGAATTCTTCGTTGTTCTTGGTCAGGCTGAAGCGTTCGATCATGATCTCGGCGGCGTCTTCGATCTTTTGACCGGCGAGGGCGCGGCGCAGGAATTGTGCGCCTTCGAGATACTTACCGGAGAGGATCAGTTCTTCCTTACGTGTGCCGGAGGCGTTGAGGTTGATCGCAGGCCAGAGGCGGAGCTCGGCGGCCTTGCGGTCGAGCACCATTTCCATGTTACCGGTGCCTTTGAATTCTTGGAAGATCAGGTCATCCATCTTACTGCCGGTTTGCACGAGGGCAGTGGCAATGATGGTGAGGCTGCCGCCTTCTTCGCAATTACGCGCGGCAGAGAAAAATTGACGTGGCTTTTCGAGGGCGCGGCTATCCAGACCACCAGTCATTGTGCGGCCACCTTTGCCAGATGCGGCGTTGTAGGCGCGAGCGAGGCGGGTGATGGAGTCGAGTAGTAGGACGACGTCCTTGCCTGCTTCGACGAGGTGCTTTGCGCGTTCGATTGCGATTTCAGCGAGGCGTGTGTGATTCGTGATCTCTTCGTCGTTGGAAGAGGCGTAGATCTCGGCATCGACGCTGCGCTTGAAGTCGGTGACTTCTTCGGGGCGCTCATCGACGAGGAGCACGACGAGGTGGCATTCGGGGTGATTTTCTTTAACGCCGTGAGCGATGTCGTGCAAAATCGTGGTTTTACCAGTGCGCGGTGGGGCAACGATCAGTCCGCGGGTGCCTTTGCCGATCGGGCAAAACATATCCATGATGCGGGTGGTGAGTCGGCCGTCTTTGGCAGCGAGCTTGATTTGCTCGTCCGGCGCGATGGAGACCATCTGTTGGAAAGTGTAGCGGCCTTTGCGCTCTTCCATGGTCGCGCCGTCGACGGTTTCGATAAAGCGAACCTTGGGGTTCGGGAAGCGTGGGTTGCTGATGGCGTTGCCTACGATGAAGTGACCCTTCTTCAGGCGGAAGCGCTTGATGAGCTCTGTCGGAACAAAGGGGTCAGTCGGACGCGTCTTGCCGTTGCGGGCAGGGTCGAGGAGTTGGCCAGTCTTATTCGGCAGGATTTCCAGAATGCCGGATACTGCGATTTGATTGTCCTTAGGTGCTTCCTTGGTTGTTTCTTCGTTACTCATGTCGAGCGGCCACGAATGGCTAGTATTAGTCTTTGAAAGTGGCGAACACGTGGTGTTCTACTTCGCGTAAATCTACAGATATATATCCGAAGATTAAGAGGGTGTATCGTTGTTTAAGCTTTCAGGTGGACGCCGGGTCCGCTTCGTTGCGAGCTCTGGGCTGCGCATGCTGTGTAAACGATATGTAAGGATTTGAAGGACAAGTGAGGCGCTGTCAAGCGCAGCTTCGCTGGCGCAGTGAGGGCGACCTTCGGTCGAGTGGTGCCTTCGGCAGTGAGGAGTGAGGCGGCTGCGCCGAGTGATGCGACCTTCGGTCGAGTGAGAGTGAGAGTGAGGACGACCTTCGGTCAGTGAGAGTGAGTAGTGAGGACGACCTTCGGTCGAGTGAGAGTGAGTAGTGGGGTAGCGCAGGTTTCGTGGTCTAAGTATCTGAAAACAAAAAAGCGTGTCGCTTCTACGCAGGCCGTTTCTCTGGTGAGCACTGTTACTATACTCACGCGCATCATGATTTGTGAAAAGTGCATTCAAGCTACATCTCTGCTTAAGGTCGGGGCTTTGCTTTGCGACGTGTCAGTCCGTAGCCTTGGCGAAGGCTGAAGACCGCGTAAAGGCCTTAAGGCCATGGAGTTTTACAGCGTCTCCTGCCTTCGCGGTTCGCGCAAGCACGACCCCTACGCATATGTCTGAACCATCAAGAATCATAATTCTTGATGCGCGGCAGTATACTAACTCGCCACTCTCACTCGCCGAAGGCGTTACTCCCACTCCTCTGCGAAGCCGAGTCACTCTCACTGACCGCAGGTCACCTCACTTCAACCGCAGGTTGAGTCACTCCCTTAATTCGGCTACGCCGAATTAAGGGAAGACGCCACGCATGTCGTAGACGTTATTGATGTGCTCAATGGCAGAGGCGTAGGACGCGATGCGCATGTTGCAGTCGAGTTGCTCTGCCATGGCAAGCACGCGCTCGGCGGAGCGGGTCATGGTCTTTTTGAGGCGTTCATCGACGAGCTCTTCGTCCCATGTCTCGGATTGGCGGTTTTGTTTCCACTCAAAATAACTGACGGTTACGCCACCGGCGTTGCAAAGGATCGCTGGGAGCACTTCGACGCCTTTGTCGAGTAGGTAGCGCTCGGCGTGTGGTGTGGTCGGGGCATTGGCGCCTTCGACTAGCACTTTGCATTGGATGTGCTTGGCGTGTTCAAGATCGACCATTTGCTCTAGCGCAGCGGGAATGAAGAGGTCAACGGGTGTCGCATAGAAGGTCTCGTTGCTGACGGCTTGCGCGTCGGCGAAGTCTTTGACGCCGCCTGTAGCCTTTACGTGCTGGGCGAGCGCTTCGGCGTCGATGCCGGTCTCGTTGAGAATCGCGCCGGTGTGATCCATTACGGCTTTGAGTGTAGTGCCACGCTTTTGGAGGAGGCGAGCCGTCCAAGAGCCGACGTTGCCATAACCGATCAGGCTGCAGGTGGATTCGTTGAGTTTGATGCCCATGCCTGGGAGTAGGGCGTCGAGCACATAGACGAGACCTTGGCCAGTGGCTTTGTCACGTCCGGCTGAGCCACCGAATTCCAGTGGCTTGCCGGTGACGACACCTCGAGCGGTGACTTTGTGGGCAGAGCTGGAGAAATTGATATAGGTGTCGGCCATCCAAGCCATGACTTGAGAGTTGGTGCCGACGTCAGGTGCGGGGATGTCGTTGTCGGGGCCAATGTTGTCACCGAGTGCGGCGGTGAAGCGGCGGGTGGCGCGCATGAGCTCGTGTTGGCTGACACCGCGTGGGTCGATCTTGAGTGCGCCTTTGGCGCCGCCGAAGGGCAGGCGGGCGAGGGCGCATTTCATGGTCATAAGGAGAGACAGTGTCTTGACCTCGTCGAGTTTGACCTCGGGGTGATAGCGGATGCCGCCTTTGTAGGGGCCGAGCACATTGTTGTGCTGCACGCGGTAGCCTTTGAAGAGTTGCCAGGTGCCGTCGTCCATTTGGACAGGAAAGTGCACCATGATTTCGTTCTTTGGCTGAGTGAGGATGAGCTTTAGCCGATGGGCCACGTTCAGTGCATTGGCAGCTTCGAGCACGGAGCCGATGGTCTGAAAGTAGAGATTGTGGTCGTCGTAGTATTCTTCGAGTTCGTGGAAGATTTCACGGGCGGATTGGCAGGCAGAGGTATCACAGGTTTTCATATTTTTATCGTGTCAGAGCTTTCAAGTCTGACAAGCTTAGGCGTGAGTTTATAGTTGTTGTTTCGTAATTGATTAAACGTCGATAAGCTCCCAATGGCCACCTTTGTCGGGGCCTTGTCTGCGTAGTGCACCTGTCTCTTGTAAGTTCTTGATGTTGCGTTCGATCGTTCGCGTGCTGACGCCGATTTGCTCGGATAATTCGGCAATCGTGACTTGATTGTTGGTTCCAATGATTCGTCGGATTTTCTCCGACGTTTTCTCCGACGTTTTCTCCGACGTTTTCTCCGACGTTTTCTCCGACGTTTTCTCCGACGCTTCGGCTGTGCGCAGTAGTGTGGTCACAAACCATCCTCCTGTGATTTCAAACCGAGTCGTAGGTTCTTTTTCTAATATAAGTGGAATGCCGCGGCCCCATGATTCAACGAGTTTAATCCGTCGCAGTAACTCGGCGATGAGTGGGTTGCGACGGCGCGACACCGTTCCATCGCGGAGGTCATCTAGTGTGATGCCATCAATCAATGTCCCTGGATTGCGAATTTCTACGCGATTTTTATAGATGGCGACCTGCACTGGGTCTGGATCGCGATAGTTGCGATGGCAGAAGGCGTTGATCACTGCTTCACGGATTGCTTCGGGGTGGATTTCAGGCACATCGATCCGTTCCAGCCCTTGCACCTTCATGCCGATGTGGATGTTCTTGAGAATGTAGTTCTGCGCCTCTTCGATCAATTCGAGTAGCCCCCCTTTGGTATTGTGCTGATCCAGTATCGTGGAGCTCGTGGTGCTCGCAAATACGGCCGTGCGTAGCTCATAGGGCGGATGCGACTGAAAAAAGACCGTCGCCGCGTTGAGTAGTTGGCCGCCTTCCAGCAATGAGAGATTTTTTAGAGCGGTTTCAGCTTTGCTC of Lentimonas sp. CC4 contains these proteins:
- a CDS encoding LamG domain-containing protein, which gives rise to MLSAHAETLYQDTFDNDTLSTNASIGGGLLVNEISEASWSDTGDATFTTENTTFRRRALMYSENTFQADEGLRLTAVYKTGSISDEGAHDLSFGLISSETDLSTFSEYNPFRRDPTVYSIGINVTAEYDPNMQGLTFTNGATTKALDKSGTNVQFDIDQSTEVSFAIGGDGTWSYRIDGVLEATGTVAEGFDLSKRYHVVVYGQDDDGGGKTIESLHLDVALPDDPDPYPEFLYHDGFDGDGLEVNAIKGGGLLSAGPAAANWTDDGDAVYDNGDAEPDQRAIMYSANHFQSATGFRLHVTYETESIDTNGAHNLSFGLVSSESDLANYSGLNPFQAEAGIYSIGANLTSQGGESFRGLNFSDGSSVVSLDTSGTRHQFVAGEPTKVTIEVSYAGYWCYRINDEYEASGALPVDFDLTKDYHIVVYGQDATAAKSIQSITLEKGYGQGERAAGLRGSWNCGQGDVDFLQNLKTVDSTLARLNEGSVVSAVHNVPHRLLEMIAQGLSSVGGDAITSPVPETWGDFDDDEPDSDPFLDEVSGIRNVQLGAKFYSNSDTFTGDNTDDYQPFAERWFEYCDTDPEVQAFIDSQPYHTGIWNSETQQYEDASDEYPNRKYMFCYAEFVLKDFSLRYGKYATSWTFDSAKHMVANGDKDESGIIEEQRIYQAFANAVWAGSPDCPVAFNNGRLDNDYFGIDDEFPYARSTRFDDYTFGHAHNGNDDHASLAVNPIRNETVFASNYRHVTRMTDTNGYVKVGGEWDWDDQVVGNYHSKLGPASWRYSTPSAWSQDEFNQWNLEAIQAGGHMTWEGSIPRTDPQLLRDWAQELLAATDAYLAVNAFPGPPAWSRKYTDLPEARVGESYYHVLVEGVDFWDPEGDEIASILAIKDGFFSNVPDWLTIAEDPDVAGNWILSGVPTESSTTSYDFVLEATDVNNEYGSRGVSLPVSHAAQSLIAEWKFDEGQGTVVADSVSGAYEATRATGDWIDGAYGHAMDFDGSQAGLMLPAGAFTEVSEANEITISMWVYGDPSQPVADTILNAVDSSGNRMLNIHLPWSSGEIIWDAGGNASGYDRVRQDAISEDYAGSWNHWIFTKNAATGEMSIYLNGALWHSVIGETTEIGVIQDALLANNVDEDSAYQGAMDEVRIYASALSSYEATSLYESYTVVDAYNAWFDSYAGTTAPGALNTNWDEDFDSDGILNLMEYVLIGDPTAMDPTILPQVVSDDFADEIVFRFLRRTASIDDIAQTFYYSSDLKNWEGIELTADSISPTVEVLNIDAQTQQLDITLDSAGLAEDGKLFGTLEVYFKD
- the rho gene encoding transcription termination factor Rho, with the translated sequence MSNEETTKEAPKDNQIAVSGILEILPNKTGQLLDPARNGKTRPTDPFVPTELIKRFRLKKGHFIVGNAISNPRFPNPKVRFIETVDGATMEERKGRYTFQQMVSIAPDEQIKLAAKDGRLTTRIMDMFCPIGKGTRGLIVAPPRTGKTTILHDIAHGVKENHPECHLVVLLVDERPEEVTDFKRSVDAEIYASSNDEEITNHTRLAEIAIERAKHLVEAGKDVVLLLDSITRLARAYNAASGKGGRTMTGGLDSRALEKPRQFFSAARNCEEGGSLTIIATALVQTGSKMDDLIFQEFKGTGNMEMVLDRKAAELRLWPAINLNASGTRKEELILSGKYLEGAQFLRRALAGQKIEDAAEIMIERFSLTKNNEEFLKLLDR
- a CDS encoding Glu/Leu/Phe/Val dehydrogenase; the encoded protein is MKTCDTSACQSAREIFHELEEYYDDHNLYFQTIGSVLEAANALNVAHRLKLILTQPKNEIMVHFPVQMDDGTWQLFKGYRVQHNNVLGPYKGGIRYHPEVKLDEVKTLSLLMTMKCALARLPFGGAKGALKIDPRGVSQHELMRATRRFTAALGDNIGPDNDIPAPDVGTNSQVMAWMADTYINFSSSAHKVTARGVVTGKPLEFGGSAGRDKATGQGLVYVLDALLPGMGIKLNESTCSLIGYGNVGSWTARLLQKRGTTLKAVMDHTGAILNETGIDAEALAQHVKATGGVKDFADAQAVSNETFYATPVDLFIPAALEQMVDLEHAKHIQCKVLVEGANAPTTPHAERYLLDKGVEVLPAILCNAGGVTVSYFEWKQNRQSETWDEELVDERLKKTMTRSAERVLAMAEQLDCNMRIASYASAIEHINNVYDMRGVFP
- a CDS encoding ATP-binding protein, with product MNESEHIEFKKSLSEQKEGLISLAAILNKHGKGELWFGIKNDGTPVGLQISEKTLRDLSQAIATHIEPRIYPQIVKETLTGKPCLKVVFQGGARPYFAFGRAYMRVSDADRKLSAEELERLILEKNRTHRGWDTEPSTLLLKSLHVDGIRIFVEKAGLIWSKAETALKNLSLLEGGQLLNAATVFFQSHPPYELRTAVFASTTSSTILDQHNTKGGLLELIEEAQNYILKNIHIGMKVQGLERIDVPEIHPEAIREAVINAFCHRNYRDPDPVQVAIYKNRVEIRNPGTLIDGITLDDLRDGTVSRRRNPLIAELLRRIKLVESWGRGIPLILEKEPTTRFEITGGWFVTTLLRTAEASEKTSEKTSEKTSEKTSEKTSEKIRRIIGTNNQVTIAELSEQIGVSTRTIERNIKNLQETGALRRQGPDKGGHWELIDV